One part of the Rutidosis leptorrhynchoides isolate AG116_Rl617_1_P2 chromosome 1, CSIRO_AGI_Rlap_v1, whole genome shotgun sequence genome encodes these proteins:
- the LOC139860463 gene encoding uncharacterized protein: MGACLSSAGHSIHKSTCAFVISNKGELRQYPTPIFVSEVLQLEDPSSFICNSDKLYYDENLIPLNVEDELDAGQIYFILPKTMLSHRLSASDMAALAVKASTALDSSSSSSSSTNADSHKRTKNKARISPMVLLETSQINVIVEEENENTKYRQQQNNGNNGLRVSRSGSIRKIKKARLAAVRSFRLRLSTIYENEGCDELQVC, encoded by the coding sequence ATGGGTGCTTGTTTATCTTCTGCAGGTCACTCCATCCATAAATCGACTTGTGCTTTTGTTATTTCAAACAAAGGCGAATTACGACAATACCCAACTCCTATATTCGTCTCTGAAGTTCTTCAACTAGAAGATCCTTCTTCTTTTATTTGTAACTCGGATAAATTATATTATGATGAAAATCTCATCCCTTTGAATGTAGAAGATGAGCTTGATGCAGgacaaatttattttattttacctaAAACGATGCTTAGTCATCGTCTTAGTGCCTCAGATATGGCCGCACTAGCAGTTAAAGCAAGTACCGCTCTTgactccagctccagctctagctcCAGTACAAACGCGGATTCCCACAAAAGGACAAAAAATAAGGCACGTATATCGCCTATGGTGTTATTGGAAACTAGTCAAATAAATGTTATTGTTGAGGAGGAAAATGAAAATACAAAGTATAGACAACAACAAAATAATGGTAATAACGGTTTAAGAGTGTCGCGATCAGGATCCATAAGAAAGATAAAGAAAGCTCGATTGGCAGCCGTTCGATCCTTTAGATTGAGATTGTCTACTATATATGAAAACGAAGGGTGTGATGAGTTGCAAGTTTGTTAA